One Myotis daubentonii chromosome 3, mMyoDau2.1, whole genome shotgun sequence genomic window carries:
- the LOC132230381 gene encoding cytochrome c oxidase copper chaperone gives MPGLAAASPAPSETQEKKPLKPCCACPETKKARDACIIEKGEEHCGHLIEAHKECMRALGFKI, from the exons ATGCCGGGTCTGGCGGCCGCAAGCCCTGCCCCTTCTGAGACGCAGGAGAAGAAACCGCTGAAGCCCTGCTGCGCCTGTCCAGAGACCAAGAAGGCGCGCGATGCGTG CATTATTGAGAAAGGAGAAGAGCACTGTGGACACCTAATTGAGGCCCACAAGGAATGCATGAGAGCCCTGGGATTTAAGATATGA
- the LOC132229267 gene encoding acylphosphatase-1-like, translating into MNMAEGDTLIWVDYEVLGKVQGVFFHKYTQAESKRLGLVGWVQNTMQGQLQGPISKVRHMQEWLETKGSPKSHINRANFNNEKVNLKLDYSDFQIVK; encoded by the coding sequence ATGAACATGGCAGAAGGGGACACCCTGATATGGGTGGATTATGAGGTTTTGGGAAAGGTGCAAGGGGTGTTTTTCCACAAGTACACTCAGGCTGAGAGTAAAAGGCTGGGATTGGTAGGCTGGGTCCAGAATACAATGCAAGGACAATTGCAAGGTCCCATCTCCAAAGTGCGTCATATGCAGGAATGGCTTGAGACAAAAGGAAGTCCCAAATCGCACATCAACAGAGCAAACTTCAACAATGAGAAAGTCAACTTAAAGTTGGATTACTCAGATTTCCAAATTGTAAAATAA